A single genomic interval of Spirosoma linguale DSM 74 harbors:
- a CDS encoding peptide deformylase (KEGG: similar to CG31373 CG31373-PA~TIGRFAM: peptide deformylase~PFAM: formylmethionine deformylase), whose amino-acid sequence MILPIIAYGDPVLRKRAKDIEPGSLDVKTLSQNMFETMYAASGIGLAAPQIGQSVRMFVVDGEPLNEDEPEEDIDQSLVGFKKVFINPEIIEEAGDDWGFEEGCLSIPGIRGEVFRPEIIVIRYFDVDWNEHEEEYDGMAARIIQHEYDHLDGKLFTDYLPSLRRTLIKKKLSDISKGKTDAEYKMKFPK is encoded by the coding sequence ATGATTCTCCCAATTATTGCCTACGGCGACCCGGTATTACGGAAGCGGGCCAAAGACATTGAACCCGGTAGTCTCGACGTCAAAACGTTGAGCCAGAACATGTTCGAAACCATGTATGCGGCATCGGGCATTGGCTTGGCGGCTCCGCAGATCGGGCAGAGTGTACGGATGTTTGTGGTCGATGGTGAGCCGCTGAACGAAGATGAGCCGGAAGAGGACATCGACCAAAGCCTGGTTGGCTTTAAGAAGGTGTTTATCAACCCGGAAATCATTGAAGAAGCCGGCGACGATTGGGGCTTCGAAGAAGGCTGCCTGAGCATCCCCGGCATTCGGGGCGAAGTGTTCCGCCCCGAAATTATCGTGATCCGCTACTTCGATGTCGACTGGAACGAGCACGAAGAAGAATACGACGGCATGGCCGCCCGGATTATCCAGCACGAATACGATCACCTCGACGGCAAGCTATTCACGGATTACCTTCCTTCTCTCCGCCGGACGCTCATCAAGAAAAAGCTGTCCGATATTTCGAAAGGAAAGACAGACGCGGAGTACAAGATGAAATTTCCCAAGTAG
- a CDS encoding Nitrilase/cyanide hydratase and apolipoprotein N- acyltransferase (PFAM: Nitrilase/cyanide hydratase and apolipoprotein N-acyltransferase~KEGG: similar to Nitrilase homolog 1) encodes MNITLLQTNLYWHDPVANRAMLEERIFNLPDPTDLIVLPEMFTTGFTMDARAVAEPMNLTTFRWMKQMASQTGAVVTGSYVVKENGNFFNRLIWMQPDGQFDTYDKRHLFRMAGEDTVYTAGAQRIVKEWKGWRICPLVCYDLRFPVWSRNTPVPPHVPTDFSPSPKPTTFDYDLLLYVANWPAARRNPWNTLLQARAIENLSYVVGVNRVGQDGNGHPYSGDSAVIDFKGEVLFRETDVETVHQQTLSLDELRAFRTKFPANLDADSFTLLP; translated from the coding sequence ATGAACATCACCCTCCTCCAAACTAACCTGTACTGGCATGACCCGGTGGCGAACCGCGCCATGCTGGAGGAGCGTATCTTTAACTTACCTGATCCAACAGACCTGATCGTGCTGCCCGAAATGTTCACAACAGGATTCACAATGGACGCCCGTGCGGTAGCCGAACCCATGAATCTGACGACGTTTCGGTGGATGAAGCAGATGGCCTCCCAGACGGGGGCAGTAGTGACCGGGAGTTACGTGGTTAAAGAGAATGGAAATTTCTTCAACCGACTCATCTGGATGCAGCCCGATGGGCAGTTTGATACCTACGACAAACGCCACCTGTTTCGTATGGCGGGCGAAGATACCGTTTACACAGCCGGTGCCCAACGAATTGTGAAAGAATGGAAAGGCTGGCGTATCTGCCCGCTTGTCTGCTACGACCTACGTTTCCCCGTATGGAGCCGCAACACCCCCGTACCACCCCACGTACCGACGGACTTCAGTCCGTCACCTAAACCTACCACCTTCGACTACGACCTGTTGCTGTACGTAGCCAACTGGCCAGCCGCCCGCCGAAACCCCTGGAACACACTCCTGCAAGCCCGCGCCATCGAAAACCTAAGTTATGTTGTCGGCGTCAACCGAGTCGGACAGGATGGAAACGGGCACCCCTACTCCGGCGATTCCGCCGTTATCGACTTTAAAGGCGAAGTACTGTTCAGGGAAACAGACGTTGAAACGGTTCATCAGCAAACGCTCTCCCTGGACGAGTTACGCGCTTTCCGCACCAAATTCCCGGCCAATCTGGACGCTGATTCGTTTACGCTCTTGCCTTAG
- a CDS encoding conserved hypothetical protein (KEGG: tdn:Suden_1721 hypothetical protein) — protein MSYDLKRLPTFDRQAKRLARKYPSLKSDLQTLFDSLREDPTQGAALGKGCYKVRMAIGSKQQGKSGGARVITFVKVTQEAVYLLALYDKSEKET, from the coding sequence ATGAGTTATGATCTTAAGCGCCTGCCGACTTTCGATAGACAAGCGAAACGGTTAGCTCGGAAATACCCGTCGCTAAAAAGCGATCTGCAAACCCTATTTGACTCCCTGCGAGAAGACCCCACACAAGGGGCGGCTCTAGGCAAAGGCTGTTACAAAGTACGTATGGCCATTGGCAGTAAACAACAGGGTAAGTCAGGTGGCGCACGAGTAATCACGTTTGTCAAAGTGACGCAGGAAGCCGTATATCTGCTCGCTCTTTACGACAAATCTGAAAAGGAGACTTAG
- a CDS encoding Haloacid dehalogenase domain protein hydrolase (PFAM: Haloacid dehalogenase domain protein hydrolase~KEGG: dat:HRM2_46780 putative haloacid dehalogenase- like family protein), whose product MTCYLCYSHSLTNTFMKLIAFDADDTLWANEPNYIDVKQKMCEMLSHHVDEETLSTRFYDAQIRSLQVFGYGAKSFILSMIETAIELTNGAITGAEIQQIIDTGRKLLDFPIEVLDGVSEVLETLSKQFDLMVLTKGDLFDQESKIARSGLGHYFKHVEIVSEKNEQTYLRILQKYNVQPTDFLMIGNSLKSDILPVIHIGGRAIHIPYATTWAHEMVADEQLIGKSFTTLTNARELLELLETVKDEA is encoded by the coding sequence ATGACCTGCTATCTTTGTTACTCTCACTCGTTAACCAACACGTTCATGAAACTAATCGCGTTCGATGCCGACGATACCTTGTGGGCCAATGAGCCTAACTACATAGATGTTAAGCAAAAGATGTGCGAAATGCTCTCGCATCATGTTGATGAAGAGACGCTTTCGACCCGGTTTTACGACGCTCAAATCCGTAGTTTGCAAGTGTTTGGCTACGGTGCCAAGAGCTTTATTCTCTCCATGATCGAAACGGCGATTGAACTCACCAACGGGGCCATCACTGGAGCCGAGATTCAGCAGATCATTGACACAGGGCGAAAGCTGCTCGATTTTCCGATTGAGGTACTGGATGGGGTGAGTGAGGTACTGGAAACGCTGTCCAAACAGTTCGACCTGATGGTACTCACCAAAGGCGATCTATTTGACCAGGAGAGCAAAATAGCCCGGTCGGGGTTAGGACATTACTTTAAGCACGTTGAAATTGTAAGCGAAAAGAATGAACAGACCTATCTGCGTATCCTGCAAAAATACAATGTGCAACCCACCGATTTTCTGATGATCGGCAACTCGTTGAAATCGGACATACTGCCTGTGATCCATATTGGCGGTCGGGCCATTCACATACCCTATGCAACGACTTGGGCCCATGAGATGGTGGCGGATGAGCAACTGATTGGTAAATCGTTTACGACGTTGACTAATGCGCGGGAGTTACTAGAATTACTCGAAACAGTTAAAGACGAAGCGTAA